aaacctaggggtgtaagggtattttggaacaaaaatttttttggtcCAAACAGgtgaagccccttaaatagttaTATTAGTATAgaaaatagggttaaaattgtaattcaacaaaattcaaaaacaaaaaattactagagaaatttttttcctaaaaattagcacactctttatttaaagagaaatgatatgtccacaacattttcacaacattcttacaacaaattctaagtgttAGATTgtcttatttaaatatatctcacacacctttgatacattttttccaaaaaattagcACATACTAAACTAAGCAGTTTACTctatttcaaatcctaaattttagtttcttaaaaatcatTTCtataatagataaattcaaattaaaaaattacattaaactcaaaataaaaaaaacaactcaTCACTCATGCagagcgcgtgtgatgaggctagtattatttaatgtgttgaatgttaaaatagaaaCTGAAATATAGGGTGCATTGTAATGATATGTTAAGTCGATAAATAACtttttgatgtgttaaaatatgatatatatatatatatatatatatatatatattgttttaatgTTGGTGCTAAATGGATGCATGACCTACATAAATCCTTgccctataaataaaaaatgggttttgcatgacttatatatttgtaaactattttaagaaattttttataaaaaaataaaaaagtaactaatttttgactttttttttttaattttttataaaaaaattcataaagtaGATGATTAAAAGCACCTAGTTCTTCCATggtacattttaaatttttttggttttttattttttggttgttgttgaaGAGAGAGGacatttttaaaagaaaagaagaccaAGTATTAGAATCTTTCAAGGCACTCCAAGTGCGCAGGTGGTTGGTAGTTTTCAGCATCACAACACTCTGCTTCAAAGCTGCCTATTTTGACGCCATTCCCATGTAAAAAAAACGaagactaaaaactaaaaacccaaTGGCTCGCCCCTCCTTGCTGTTATACTACttctcaggctcaggctcattcagaaacttcttcttcttcatccccACAACCTTAGCTCTCACAACGTCTCTCTTCATTCTCTTCTACATATCCACCACCTCTAACCTCTTCACCCATTATCATCCACCTGACCCATCCTTTTTAGGCCTCAATTCTCCATTTGGGTCTTCAACTTTCTCTCCCCTTACTCGCCAAACCGTCCCTATTTCATTTCACAATCATTCCCAAACACCCTTTCAATTACAGGTGCCCCAAATTGTTCATTTGGGAGAAGGAGGATTTGGAAGTCAACGCCCTCTAGAACCTCGATTCCCCCCAGACGATCATGGTATGTCAATTCTGGTTTTTCCTGCTTCTGGGTCTCACTTACTTGTCTGAAAGTATTtctattgtgtgtgtgtttttttaatgggttttgtgtGAATTTTCACTCTTTGTGTGTATTGTTTACTATTTTTGGAAAGTTGGAATATTTGTTGTAAACCAAggcaaaaaatagaaagcttgtAGCTGGGTTCACTGGCATGTAAATTCTGATGATATTTGTGCTGATGAGCTTGTTCTTCTTGTATTTATTTGGTATTTCCTATGGACTTTGGGGTGGGATTATTGTTTATAAACCTCTGCTAATGGGTGatggaaaaaaattactatttgattttcttggcaaGGATTTTCATTGTCTTGATGGGAAATTAGAACCTTCATCAACTTTGCCTAATACAACCTCTGGCATTGTTGAGGTTAgttcttcaatctttttttcaaaacaaaacaacatcAATAATAAAAGGTTTTTGTTCTCCTTTTTTCCCTACGGTTCTGAGAAAATTTCTAATATATTTACTAATACAACTTTGCCTAATACAACTTCTGAGAAAATTTCTAATAGATTTCTTGGCAAGGAATACAACTTTTGTCTTATATAAAGATGAAAGTTGTGTTTTGTAAGTCAAAGTCCAACTGCaacttcctttttttaataaaatttaaaattgtctTTCGGTCacatttgagaaaaatttgTATGACTACCCTTGAAATTagcaaatttcttttttgctttatttattgCATTGATAGTTGAAGGTCAATTTGATCCATCTGCGTGATGAGATCAGAGTTCGGTCtaatatatagaatataaatATCTTGCAACGGAATGACCTTGTATCATGTATGCTTAGAAGGACCCTTATACATCCATTTGCTCTGAATAGATAAAAGTGACCTTCTCTAAAATCTATGAGTGCTTAATAGATAACTTGTCTATACTTAGAACAGatttttttggctgaatcaagttctaaaaatttcaatttgattgTGGATCTCTTAGCTTTTTCTCCCCCaccaaatacattttttataagCAATAGCTTCACTAAGAACAagatgatagaaaaaaaaaaaaaatcctgtttTTAAGATATGGTTTTGATGCTATGGATCTTTTGCTACTTGCTTATGTTGTCTTATGGTGGATATTTTGTTTGAGGACTAAGACACTTTTATGAAAGCAAGGTTAGCTGATTCTGCACTCTCATCTTGTATTGGTTAGTGTTTTGTGTCATTTGAACAAATTTCCGGAACATGTCCAGCTTCAATGGAGTCAGTCATGCAATACAGTGGGTAATATCCTCATAATACAAGGCTATTACATATGCTGATTAAATCAGAGGTGTGAAATATTTTAGTGAGTCAAACTGGGAGAGTGTATAATATTATCCAACTTGATGGATATTTGCCCTTGTTTTACAGTAGAGGGATCCGTCATATTCAGATGAGTTCACCTGACCATTTTCACTGTATACAATTTTTGGCATGAGTTGGGCGAGTGGGGAGGTTGAAGAACTTCAATTAATGATCATGAACTTTATTTCTTAATCCAAAAGTTTGGAAACTGTTTTTTATGGTCAGTCATGCAATACAGTGGGTAATATCCTCATAATACAAGGTTATTAAATATGCTGATTAAATCAGAGGTGTGAAATATTTTAGTGAGTCAAACTGGGATAGTGTATAATAGTATCCAACTTGATGGATATTTGCCCTTGTTTTACAGTAGAGGGATCCGTCATATTCAGATGAGTTCACCTGACCATTTACACTGTAAACAATTTTTGGCTTGAGTTGGGTGAGTGGGGAGGTTGAAGAACTTCAGTTAATGATCATGAACTTTATTTCTTAATCCAAAAGTTTGGAAACTGTTTTTTATCGTTCAGGAAACTATGTGAATTACAACGAGGTGTACCATGATAGAGATATCTTTGTGGAAGACTATAAGGAAATGAATAGGAGCTTTAAGATATATGTTTATCCTCACAGGCGAAATGATCCTTTTGCAAATGTGCTGTTGCCAGTGGGTTCTGAACCTGGGGGTAATTATGCTAGTGAAAGTTACTTTAAGAAGGTCCTTATGAGTAGCCATTTCATCACAAAAGATCCAACCAAGGCAGATCTTTTCTTTCTGCCTTTCTCAATTGCAAGCTTGCGGCATGACCCCAGAATTGGTGTAGGAGGTATCCAAGATTTTATTAAAGATTACATCCTCAATATTAGTCAGAAGTACCCATATTGGAATCGGACAGGTGGGGCTGATCATTTCTATGTTGCCTGTCATTCCATTGGACGGTCAGCAATGGATAAAGCAAAAGAAGTGAAATTCAATGCAATTCAAGTTGTGTGTTCTTCTACCTATTTCCAACCTGGGTACATTGCTCATAAAGATGCATGCCTGCCACAAATTTGGCCGAGACAAGGACTCCTCCCTAATCTTTCTTCATCAAACAGGTGagtatggtttttatttttattttctaattatcatttatcatttattttatactggaaattttataaaattagaaatttataaATCCTCTATGTCAAAGGTTAACAAAGGTTGAGGATATTTTACAATGTCAGAAGGCCAGTATGAAAAGTCATCTTggtttataatttattgatttattttttttttaagaagggcATTTGGGTAGATAACAGCTTTTAAGGCATTATATGTTATTCAGCTTATAGTTATTTAACATTTTCCCTCCCCATCTCCCCTCAAAAagagggggaaagaaaaaagaaaatagaaaaaggagTTATATCTTAACTGACTGCACATCTCTTGGACCCAAAAAACCAGATGCATTTTGTCGTATCTGTCATGTGTGGTTaggttaattattatttttattctcgAGTGACATGCCCATGTAAACATGACCACTCTATTCAGTAGGAAAAGTTTGTCTCTACTTTTCCTTTTGGTCTATTCTTTATGCTTAGCTATAAGCAATCCTCTACTTAAGTTTAGGATGTAGAACCACTTGAGAAAACTCCTAGGTTAGTAGGTTGAAGGTATTTACAGTGGTGTATCTCTAGAgtcatttctttttaaataaattatttgaatcaTATGTACTTCATTGAAGGATTGTGCAATTCAAGTTACTTTCCCCACCATAATCAAGTAAGCATCTTAAAGTTAAGATGACTTTCTcagattcccccccccccccccacaaagaaaataaagctaTGGCCTTGAAAATCACCAACGAAACACCACATTTTAGAAGCCCATCtactttgaaatttaaacaattaaccCCATGAGGTAGCAAATTTGACTAGATATTATACCTCATTAAGCAGAGGCCATTAGATCAAATCTCCTCTTCCCCCTCTTGGAGCcaaaacttattaaaaagaaaggttttttaCCCATGCAAATTGGTGTGCACAAATACAGTCTAGGATTTAGTCTCTTTCAATGGGGGTGAAGTAAGGCTACCTACAAACTAATTCTCCCAGACTATGCAAAAGCTAGAGCCTTGTGCATTGGGTACAACATCTCTAATCACCCAATTGTTTATCTTATCTTTTTAATCCCTTGATGTCAATTGTCAAGATGGTCAGGTTGAGTAAGCATCAGATCATCGGGATGTCTTTCCATTCTCggctttcttttttcattcacTGTTGATAAGGGTCAAAAGACAATATTTGAGTTGCTTTTCTTTTACTTGTGTTGGAATTTTCTTTCGGCACCTGCTGACCAGGATCAACATATCTTCATCAGAAGATGTTTTTCATTCtcagttttttctcttttcctttacCATTGCAAAAGgtcaaaaataatatttggctttcttttctctcatttttgtcTTGGAATTTCCTTTCTGCACCCACTGAAGGAGATCAACCTTTATTGTTTGATGTAGTTTGTAGTGGATTTTAAGGaaaggaaattattatttaaaaatcaatttgagTTGGAGTAGATCTAAGAATCCAATTTTATGTTCTTTCTTTGTTCCAGGCAACTGAACACTGTGAACAGAGTGTTAATTCCTTTTCTAGGCAATTGCACATGCTGCATAAGCTAGCATTCCTAGTATAAGACCTGTGAAATTGTTGATTGGGTCGATTGTCAACCATTTTGATTGATAATTCTGCACCTTTTAGGGGAAAAAGTATTTCCCCTTCTATGATTGGGGTAGTTCACAAGTTCCTCTCTTATCTTTGAAACCAAATAATTTCACCCTTTATGTTTGTAAAATGAGCTAATGCCCCCAATATGTTGCTTTTTCAGTTAAATCCAATGGAATCACAATGATTACAAATGCTATCCAAAAAAACAACTATGCAATCCTcaactttttctcttccttgtgGTATACTAataatttcttcaaaaacttCCATTGGATTTAATGAGAAAGTAACGGATTTGAGGTATTTGCTCATTTTCCAACATAGAAGAGGAAATTGGTTGGTTTCAAAGTTAAGGGGGAAATTGTGAACTACCCCAAAGGGCCCAAACATAAAGGGGAAAAAGTGCTTCActtcccacccccccccccctcccccttccCCCTCCccttttttcccctaaaaaggtgcaaaataataaatatcaatTTCATGGCTAACACTCAACAAATCTTCACCTCTAGCCCG
This genomic stretch from Castanea sativa cultivar Marrone di Chiusa Pesio chromosome 9, ASM4071231v1 harbors:
- the LOC142610906 gene encoding putative glycosyltransferase At5g03795 translates to MARPSLLLYYFSGSGSFRNFFFFIPTTLALTTSLFILFYISTTSNLFTHYHPPDPSFLGLNSPFGSSTFSPLTRQTVPISFHNHSQTPFQLQVPQIVHLGEGGFGSQRPLEPRFPPDDHGNYVNYNEVYHDRDIFVEDYKEMNRSFKIYVYPHRRNDPFANVLLPVGSEPGGNYASESYFKKVLMSSHFITKDPTKADLFFLPFSIASLRHDPRIGVGGIQDFIKDYILNISQKYPYWNRTGGADHFYVACHSIGRSAMDKAKEVKFNAIQVVCSSTYFQPGYIAHKDACLPQIWPRQGLLPNLSSSNRKKLAFFAGKINSPVREKLLQVWRNDTEIFAHFGRLTTPYADELLGSKFCLHVKGFEVNTARIADSLYYGCVPVIIANYYDLPFADILNWKSFSINVATLDIPLLKKILKRFSFEEYLMLQRNALKARKHFQWHLSPVDYDAFYMVMYELWLRRSSIRLPLNAFVHPN